The following are encoded in a window of Esox lucius isolate fEsoLuc1 chromosome 14, fEsoLuc1.pri, whole genome shotgun sequence genomic DNA:
- the pstpip2 gene encoding proline-serine-threonine phosphatase-interacting protein 2 isoform X1, whose product MRDLHFKDHFWNVDLTSTAGYDCLIQHLNDGKRTCKEIEDFIKARASIEEKYAKELMGLSKKVCGHNEMNTLKRSLDVFKLQTEHVSLSHLQLAQTMREEARKLEDFRERQKEARKKVEQQMDALHKQRATHLKKTLESKKTYELKCRDKEEAEQNMNRNASTSNAKQQEKLFAKTQQAKQNAEETDKIYMQNVSLFGKIKEDWQKEHIKACEVFEAQEMERINTLRNMLWTHLNQLSQQCVTSDELYEEVRKSLEQCDIQEDIAHFVNLRRTGDKPPAPVLYENFYTGQRPLSTIQMPLSNSRRGPLPTPTNTQVDNVIYSTAEDPGYSILQY is encoded by the exons ATGAGAGATCTTCATTTTAAGGACCACTTTTGG AACGTGGACCTAACCTCCACTGCGGGTTATGACTGCCTCATCCAGCACCTCAATGATGGAAAGCGAACGTGCAAGGAGATAGAGGACTTCATAAAAGCCAG AGCATCCATAGAGGAAAAGTATGCTAAAGAGCTGATGGGACTGTCTAAGAAGGTGTGTGGACACAATGAGATGAA cacGCTAAAGAGATCGTTGGATGTCTTCAAACTAC AGACCGAACATGTGAGTTTATCTCACTTACAACTGGCCCAGACAATGAGGGAAGAGGCCAGGAAACTAGAAGACttcagagagaggcagaaagaggcCAGGAAAAAG GTAGAGCAGCAGATGGATGCCTTACACAAACAGAGGGCGACCCACTTAAAGAAAACCTTAGAG TCTAAAAAGACGTATGAGCTGAAGTGTCGAGACAAAGAGGAAGCAGAACAGAACATGAACCGAAACGCCAGCACCAGCAATGCCAAGCAGCAGGAAAAG CTATTTGCAAAAACACAGCAAGCTAAACAGAATGCAGAAGAGACTG ACAAGATTTATATGCAGAATGTGTCTTTGTTTGGGAAAATCAAAGAAGACTGGCAAAAAGAACACATCAAAGCATGTGAG GTTTTTGAGGCGCAGGAAATGGAGAGGATCAACACTCTGAGGAACATGTTATGGACTCATCTGAATCAGCTTTCCCAGCAGTGTGTCACCAGTGATGAG TTGTATGAGGAAGTGAGGAAGTCTCTGGAACAGTGTGACATACAGGAGGACATAGCACACTTTGTAAACCTCAGACGCACTGGGGACAAACCTCCAG CTCCTGTTCTGTATGAGAACTTTTACACCGGTCAGAGGCCACTCTCAACCATTCAAATGCCTCTGTCTAACTCCAG GAGGGGACCATTGCCTACTCCAACCAATACTCAAG TAGACAATGTGATCTACTCAACTGCAGAGGATCCAGGCTACAGTATTCTACAATACTAG
- the pstpip2 gene encoding proline-serine-threonine phosphatase-interacting protein 2 isoform X3, whose product MRDLHFKDHFWNVDLTSTAGYDCLIQHLNDGKRTCKEIEDFIKARASIEEKYAKELMGLSKKVCGHNEMNTLKRSLDVFKLQTEHVSLSHLQLAQTMREEARKLEDFRERQKEARKKVEQQMDALHKQRATHLKKTLESKKTYELKCRDKEEAEQNMNRNASTSNAKQQEKLFAKTQQAKQNAEETDKIYMQNVSLFGKIKEDWQKEHIKACEVFEAQEMERINTLRNMLWTHLNQLSQQCVTSDELYEEVRKSLEQCDIQEDIAHFVNLRRTGDKPPAPVLYENFYTGQRPLSTIQMPLSNSRRGPLPTPTNTQDNVIYSTAEDPGYSILQY is encoded by the exons ATGAGAGATCTTCATTTTAAGGACCACTTTTGG AACGTGGACCTAACCTCCACTGCGGGTTATGACTGCCTCATCCAGCACCTCAATGATGGAAAGCGAACGTGCAAGGAGATAGAGGACTTCATAAAAGCCAG AGCATCCATAGAGGAAAAGTATGCTAAAGAGCTGATGGGACTGTCTAAGAAGGTGTGTGGACACAATGAGATGAA cacGCTAAAGAGATCGTTGGATGTCTTCAAACTAC AGACCGAACATGTGAGTTTATCTCACTTACAACTGGCCCAGACAATGAGGGAAGAGGCCAGGAAACTAGAAGACttcagagagaggcagaaagaggcCAGGAAAAAG GTAGAGCAGCAGATGGATGCCTTACACAAACAGAGGGCGACCCACTTAAAGAAAACCTTAGAG TCTAAAAAGACGTATGAGCTGAAGTGTCGAGACAAAGAGGAAGCAGAACAGAACATGAACCGAAACGCCAGCACCAGCAATGCCAAGCAGCAGGAAAAG CTATTTGCAAAAACACAGCAAGCTAAACAGAATGCAGAAGAGACTG ACAAGATTTATATGCAGAATGTGTCTTTGTTTGGGAAAATCAAAGAAGACTGGCAAAAAGAACACATCAAAGCATGTGAG GTTTTTGAGGCGCAGGAAATGGAGAGGATCAACACTCTGAGGAACATGTTATGGACTCATCTGAATCAGCTTTCCCAGCAGTGTGTCACCAGTGATGAG TTGTATGAGGAAGTGAGGAAGTCTCTGGAACAGTGTGACATACAGGAGGACATAGCACACTTTGTAAACCTCAGACGCACTGGGGACAAACCTCCAG CTCCTGTTCTGTATGAGAACTTTTACACCGGTCAGAGGCCACTCTCAACCATTCAAATGCCTCTGTCTAACTCCAG GAGGGGACCATTGCCTACTCCAACCAATACTCAAG ACAATGTGATCTACTCAACTGCAGAGGATCCAGGCTACAGTATTCTACAATACTAG
- the pstpip2 gene encoding proline-serine-threonine phosphatase-interacting protein 2 isoform X4, whose translation MRDLHFKDHFWNVDLTSTAGYDCLIQHLNDGKRTCKEIEDFIKASTLKRSLDVFKLQTEHVSLSHLQLAQTMREEARKLEDFRERQKEARKKVEQQMDALHKQRATHLKKTLESKKTYELKCRDKEEAEQNMNRNASTSNAKQQEKLFAKTQQAKQNAEETDKIYMQNVSLFGKIKEDWQKEHIKACEVFEAQEMERINTLRNMLWTHLNQLSQQCVTSDELYEEVRKSLEQCDIQEDIAHFVNLRRTGDKPPAPVLYENFYTGQRPLSTIQMPLSNSRRGPLPTPTNTQVDNVIYSTAEDPGYSILQY comes from the exons ATGAGAGATCTTCATTTTAAGGACCACTTTTGG AACGTGGACCTAACCTCCACTGCGGGTTATGACTGCCTCATCCAGCACCTCAATGATGGAAAGCGAACGTGCAAGGAGATAGAGGACTTCATAAAAGCCAG cacGCTAAAGAGATCGTTGGATGTCTTCAAACTAC AGACCGAACATGTGAGTTTATCTCACTTACAACTGGCCCAGACAATGAGGGAAGAGGCCAGGAAACTAGAAGACttcagagagaggcagaaagaggcCAGGAAAAAG GTAGAGCAGCAGATGGATGCCTTACACAAACAGAGGGCGACCCACTTAAAGAAAACCTTAGAG TCTAAAAAGACGTATGAGCTGAAGTGTCGAGACAAAGAGGAAGCAGAACAGAACATGAACCGAAACGCCAGCACCAGCAATGCCAAGCAGCAGGAAAAG CTATTTGCAAAAACACAGCAAGCTAAACAGAATGCAGAAGAGACTG ACAAGATTTATATGCAGAATGTGTCTTTGTTTGGGAAAATCAAAGAAGACTGGCAAAAAGAACACATCAAAGCATGTGAG GTTTTTGAGGCGCAGGAAATGGAGAGGATCAACACTCTGAGGAACATGTTATGGACTCATCTGAATCAGCTTTCCCAGCAGTGTGTCACCAGTGATGAG TTGTATGAGGAAGTGAGGAAGTCTCTGGAACAGTGTGACATACAGGAGGACATAGCACACTTTGTAAACCTCAGACGCACTGGGGACAAACCTCCAG CTCCTGTTCTGTATGAGAACTTTTACACCGGTCAGAGGCCACTCTCAACCATTCAAATGCCTCTGTCTAACTCCAG GAGGGGACCATTGCCTACTCCAACCAATACTCAAG TAGACAATGTGATCTACTCAACTGCAGAGGATCCAGGCTACAGTATTCTACAATACTAG
- the pstpip2 gene encoding proline-serine-threonine phosphatase-interacting protein 2 isoform X2, with translation MRDLHFKDHFWNVDLTSTAGYDCLIQHLNDGKRTCKEIEDFIKARASIEEKYAKELMGLSKKVCGHNEMNTLKRSLDVFKLQTEHVSLSHLQLAQTMREEARKLEDFRERQKEARKKVEQQMDALHKQRATHLKKTLESKKTYELKCRDKEEAEQNMNRNASTSNAKQQEKLFAKTQQAKQNAEETDKIYMQNVSLFGKIKEDWQKEHIKACEVFEAQEMERINTLRNMLWTHLNQLSQQCVTSDELYEEVRKSLEQCDIQEDIAHFVNLRRTGDKPPAPVLYENFYTGQRPLSTIQMPLSNSRRGPLPTPTNTQVDNVIYSTAEDPGYSILQY, from the exons ATGAGAGATCTTCATTTTAAGGACCACTTCTGG AACGTGGACCTAACCTCCACTGCGGGTTATGACTGCCTCATCCAGCACCTCAATGATGGAAAGCGAACGTGCAAGGAGATAGAGGACTTCATAAAAGCCAG AGCATCCATAGAGGAAAAGTATGCTAAAGAGCTGATGGGACTGTCTAAGAAGGTGTGTGGACACAATGAGATGAA cacGCTAAAGAGATCGTTGGATGTCTTCAAACTAC AGACCGAACATGTGAGTTTATCTCACTTACAACTGGCCCAGACAATGAGGGAAGAGGCCAGGAAACTAGAAGACttcagagagaggcagaaagaggcCAGGAAAAAG GTAGAGCAGCAGATGGATGCCTTACACAAACAGAGGGCGACCCACTTAAAGAAAACCTTAGAG TCTAAAAAGACGTATGAGCTGAAGTGTCGAGACAAAGAGGAAGCAGAACAGAACATGAACCGAAACGCCAGCACCAGCAATGCCAAGCAGCAGGAAAAG CTATTTGCAAAAACACAGCAAGCTAAACAGAATGCAGAAGAGACTG ACAAGATTTATATGCAGAATGTGTCTTTGTTTGGGAAAATCAAAGAAGACTGGCAAAAAGAACACATCAAAGCATGTGAG GTTTTTGAGGCGCAGGAAATGGAGAGGATCAACACTCTGAGGAACATGTTATGGACTCATCTGAATCAGCTTTCCCAGCAGTGTGTCACCAGTGATGAG TTGTATGAGGAAGTGAGGAAGTCTCTGGAACAGTGTGACATACAGGAGGACATAGCACACTTTGTAAACCTCAGACGCACTGGGGACAAACCTCCAG CTCCTGTTCTGTATGAGAACTTTTACACCGGTCAGAGGCCACTCTCAACCATTCAAATGCCTCTGTCTAACTCCAG GAGGGGACCATTGCCTACTCCAACCAATACTCAAG TAGACAATGTGATCTACTCAACTGCAGAGGATCCAGGCTACAGTATTCTACAATACTAG
- the pstpip2 gene encoding proline-serine-threonine phosphatase-interacting protein 2 isoform X5, whose product MGLSKKVCGHNEMNTLKRSLDVFKLQTEHVSLSHLQLAQTMREEARKLEDFRERQKEARKKVEQQMDALHKQRATHLKKTLESKKTYELKCRDKEEAEQNMNRNASTSNAKQQEKLFAKTQQAKQNAEETDKIYMQNVSLFGKIKEDWQKEHIKACEVFEAQEMERINTLRNMLWTHLNQLSQQCVTSDELYEEVRKSLEQCDIQEDIAHFVNLRRTGDKPPAPVLYENFYTGQRPLSTIQMPLSNSRRGPLPTPTNTQVDNVIYSTAEDPGYSILQY is encoded by the exons ATGGGACTGTCTAAGAAGGTGTGTGGACACAATGAGATGAA cacGCTAAAGAGATCGTTGGATGTCTTCAAACTAC AGACCGAACATGTGAGTTTATCTCACTTACAACTGGCCCAGACAATGAGGGAAGAGGCCAGGAAACTAGAAGACttcagagagaggcagaaagaggcCAGGAAAAAG GTAGAGCAGCAGATGGATGCCTTACACAAACAGAGGGCGACCCACTTAAAGAAAACCTTAGAG TCTAAAAAGACGTATGAGCTGAAGTGTCGAGACAAAGAGGAAGCAGAACAGAACATGAACCGAAACGCCAGCACCAGCAATGCCAAGCAGCAGGAAAAG CTATTTGCAAAAACACAGCAAGCTAAACAGAATGCAGAAGAGACTG ACAAGATTTATATGCAGAATGTGTCTTTGTTTGGGAAAATCAAAGAAGACTGGCAAAAAGAACACATCAAAGCATGTGAG GTTTTTGAGGCGCAGGAAATGGAGAGGATCAACACTCTGAGGAACATGTTATGGACTCATCTGAATCAGCTTTCCCAGCAGTGTGTCACCAGTGATGAG TTGTATGAGGAAGTGAGGAAGTCTCTGGAACAGTGTGACATACAGGAGGACATAGCACACTTTGTAAACCTCAGACGCACTGGGGACAAACCTCCAG CTCCTGTTCTGTATGAGAACTTTTACACCGGTCAGAGGCCACTCTCAACCATTCAAATGCCTCTGTCTAACTCCAG GAGGGGACCATTGCCTACTCCAACCAATACTCAAG TAGACAATGTGATCTACTCAACTGCAGAGGATCCAGGCTACAGTATTCTACAATACTAG
- the dhx29 gene encoding ATP-dependent RNA helicase DHX29, whose product MGGKKKKSTTPSVPPAAGGNNNVPAAGTGVADPATAGKKQKPTPAKAAVKENKPKGPKTYSLTNTAQVDVGGVTDKSILKVVIQTDLEKKIIKLINDFRQENGDKGPISGRLTNKKLLDLYTALQKFKFKTEHIEEAMKSSILYGGDLHSALDWLCLNLRDEELPAGFSQKMQEEKHKTKTKFQPPPQAPKPEPPKEPEKELAKAPVKDEGASMKEWILRYAEQSSEESSEEADEQSGKSVRNPELDEKFDPNDRYLVLTAQLYDAKEMAATAKTKKDKAGQRIAQDRIRIIQQEMKPLESHPMFNKAIIVVDTPKEEKKPPPPTGTTEEKEELAFGLFEQAEKEKPPPAEKTSKKNEPKDIRNFDYTARSWTGKSPKQFLIDWVRKNLPKSPAPSFQKVPAGRYWKCKVRVQRPDDVLEVCPTILTEDGMQAQHLGATLALYNLCKGQSVHMLIPPTYREVWLEWRDSEQAEVEELRTAFNKPRDQFIARLLSRLKEPQKECPPPRPGRQEPGDEPEDDWESLANLAEEVDPGKTLTPREGGGGAAEAAARTLLLQLRGSSLSLRLQAERKQLPVFQHRSRVMEALRRHRVVVVAGETGSGKSTQIPQFILEELLAGGAVAQPCNIVVTQPRRISAMSLASRVTQELGSDDGPGAKSSLCGYQIRMENKSSDSTRLLYCTTGVLLRKLQQDRMLSSLTHIIVDEVHERSVQSDFLLTILKDVVQKRSDLHLVMMSATVDCDKFSAYFNRCPIVTIPGRTFPVEVFHLEDIVEETGYVLEKDSEYSQKILEEEEEVNISFTQKGGKSLQHQDFIVKDSGAGWDLGPDLDHFSSRTRHALQYMNPNKINMELVLDLLNYLDKSPQFAEVDGAVLVFLPGLAHIQQLYDLLSTDKRFCSKDRYKLVALHSTLSSKDQSAAFTLPPAGVRKIVLSTNIAETGVTIPDVVFVIDTGKTKENKYHESSQMSSLVETFVSKASALQRQGRAGRVRSGFCFRLYPKFRFQAFADYSVPEILRVPLEELCLHIMKCEYGSPEDFLCRALDAPQPQSVSNAVSLLRKIGACTPEGHALTPLGQHLATLPVNVKIGKMLIFGTILGCLDPVATIAAAISEKSPFATPMNQKEQANLAKAALAVANSDHLTIYNAYLGWKNVRSDGYRAEMAYCRKYFLNRTALITIEDIKQELMRMMDQAGFTGSSRSGRGPPSRNWSDPRGPQAPLSPLGKPQICVLNAALTAGLYDSVGRILYTPSVDVLDRVACSVETAQGKAQVHPSSVNRCLQTHGWMLFQEKVKYSKIYLRDTTLISPFPMLLFGGDIDVQHRERLISLDGWIHFQAPVRIGVIFKHLRKLIDSVLEKKLKNPRMNLEDEKTIQLIIELIKMENVF is encoded by the exons ATGGGTGGAAAGAAGAAGAAATCCACCACCCCTTCAGTCCCACCGGCAGCAGGAGGCAACAACAATGTTCCTGCAGCTGGAACCGGCGTGGCAGACCCTGCAACCGCTGGAAAGAAGCAGAAGCCAACTCCTGCAAAGGCTGctgtgaaagaaaacaaaccaaaag GTCCAAAGACCTACAGCCTCACAAACACAGCACAGGTGGACGTAGGAGGAGTCACTGACAAGTCGATCCTCAAA GTTGTCATTCAAACAGACCTGGAGAAAAAAATCATCAAACTGATCAATGATTTCAGGCAAGAGAATGGAGATAAAGGTCCAATATCAGGAAGACTCACTAATAAGAAACTGCTG gatctctacacagctCTGCAGAAGTTCAAGTTTAAGACTGAACACATTGAGGAAGCCATGAAAAGCAGTATTCTGTACGGAGGAGATCTACACTCTGCCCTCGACTGGCTTTGTCTGAACCTGAGAGATG AGGAACTGCCAGCTGGTTTCAGTCAAAAGATGCAGGAAGAGAAGCATAAGACCAAAACCAAGTTCCAGCCTCCACCCCAAGCACCCAAACCTGAGCCTCCTAAAGAGCCAGAGAAAGAACTAGCGAAG GCTCCTGTGAAAGATGAAGGTGCCAGCATGAAGGAGTGGATTCTTCGATATGCAGAGCAGTCCAGCGAGGAGAGCAGCGAGGAGGCGGATGAGCAGAGTGGGAAGAGTGTGCGAAACCCAGAACTGGACGAGAAGTTTGACCCG AACGACAGGTACCTGGTGCTCACTGCACAGCTGTATGATGCCAAGGAGATGGCAGCAACAGCCAAGACCAAGAAAGACAAAGCTGGACAGAGGATTGCACAGGACCGAATCAGAATCATACAGCAAG AAATGAAGCCGCTGGAATCCCATCCTATGTTCAACAAAGCGATTATAGTAGTAGACACACCCAAAGAGGAGAAGAAACCACCCCCACCTACCGGCACCactgaggagaaggaggaactGGCGTTCGGCTTGTTTGAACAGGCAGAAAAGGAAAAGCCCCCTCCTGCAGAAAAGA CATCGAAAAAGAATGAGCCCAAAGACATCCGTAATTTTGACTACACGGCTCGCAGTTGGACCGGCAAGTCTCCTAAACAGTTTCTGATTGACTGGGTCAGGAAGAATCTACCGAAAAGCCCCGCCCCCTCCTTCCAGAAGGTTCCCGCGGGGAGATACTGGAAATGCAA GGTTCGCGTTCAGAGGCCGGATGACGTGTTGGAAGTGTGTCCCACTATCCTGACGGAGGACGGCATGCAGGCTCAGCACCTGGGGGCCACTCTGGCCCTCTACAACCTGTGTAAAGGACAG TCAGTACACATGTTGATCCCGCCCACGTACCGGGAGGTGTGGCTGGAGTGGCGGGACAGCGAGCAGGCCGAGGTGGAGGAGCTCCGCACGGCCTTCAACAAACCCAGAGACCAGTTCATAGCCCGGCTGCTGAGCCGGCTGAAGGAGCCCCAGAAGGAGTGCCCGCCCCCCCGCCCGGGGAGGCAGGAGCCCGGGGACGAGCCCGAAGACGACTGGGAGAGCCTGGCAAACCTGGCGGAAGAGGTGGACCCGGGGAAAACGCTGACCCCCAGGGAGGGAGGCGGGGGGGCGGCGGAGGCAGCAGCCCGCACCCTTCTTCTTCAGCTCCGCGGCTCCTCGCTGTCCCTGCGTTTACAG GCGGAGAGAAAGCAGCTCCCGGTTTTCCAGCACCGCTCACGGGTCATGGAGGCTCTGCGGCGCCACCGTGTGGTGGTAGTGGCGGGGGAGACGGGGAGCGGGAAGAGCACCCAGATCCCCCAgttcatcctggaggagctgctgGCTGGGGGAGCGGTGGCCCAGCCCTGCAACATAGTGGTCACCCAGCCGCGCCGGATCTCCGCCATGAGCCTGGCCAGCAGGGTGACCCAAGAGCTGGGCAGCGACGACGGACCCGGGGCCAAG TCATCGCTGTGCGGGTACCAGATCCGTATGGAGAACAAGTCGAGCGACTCGACCCGTCTGCTGTACTGCACCACCGGAGTTCTCCTGAGGAAGCTTCAGCAGGACCGCATGCTCAGCTCTCTGACCCACATCATTGTGGACGAG GTCCACGAACGTAGTGTTCAGTCCGATTTCCTCCTGACCATCCTGAAGGACGTTGTCCAGAAGAGGTCTGACCTGCACCTGGTCATGATGAGCGCCACAGTGGACTGTGATAAGTTTTCTGCCTACTTCAACCGCTGTCCCATAGTCACCATCCCAGGAAGGACTTTCCCCGTTGAG GTGTTCCACCTAGAGGACATAGTGGAGGAGACGGGCTATGTTCTGGAGAAGGACTCTGAGTACAGTCAGAAGATcctggaggaagaagaggaagtcAACATCAGCTTCACTCAGAAAGGAGGCAAGAGCCTGCAGcaccag GATTTCATAGTGAAAGACTCAGGCGCTGGCTGGGACCTGGGTCCTGACCTGGACCACTTCAGCAGTCGGACCCGCCATGCGCTTCAgtacatgaacccaaacaagaTCAACATGGAACTGGTCCTGGACCTGCTCAACTACTTGG ATAAGTCTCCTCAATTTGCAGAGGTGGACGGAGCAGTTCTTGTGTTCCTCCCTGGTTTGGCACACATTCAACAACTTTATGATCTGCTCTCCACCGACAAGAGGTTTTGCAGCAAAGACAG GTACAAACTGGTAGCACTTCACTCGACACTGTCATCTAAGGACCAGTCTGCTGCGTTTACACTGCCCCCTGCTGGAGTTAGGAAG ATTGTGCTGTCCACAAACATAGCGGAGACTGGAGTCACCATTCCTGACGTTGTGTTTGTCATCGACACTGGAAAGACGAAAGAGAACAAGTATCACGAGAGCAGCCAGATGAGTTCCCTGGTGGAGACGTTCGTCAGCAAGGCCAGCGCCCTCCAGAGGCAAGGCCGGGCGGGACGGGTACGGAGCGGCTTCTGCTTCCGCCTCTACCCCAAATTCCG GTTTCAAGCCTTCGCGGATTACTCCGTACCGGAGATACTGAGGGTCCCACTGGAGGAGCTGTGCCTTCATATCATG AAGTGCGAGTATGGCTCTCCCGAAGATTTCCTGTGCCGAGCCCTGGACGCGCCCCAGCCCCAGTCGGTGAGTAATGCCGTGAGCCTCCTCCGAAAGATCGGGGCATGCACACCAGAAGGCCACGCCCTCACCCCGCTGGGCCAGCACCTCGCCACCCTGCCCGTCAACGTCAAGATCGGAAAGATGCTCATCTTCGGCACCATCTTGGGCTGCCTGGACCCAGTT GCCACTATAGCCGCGGCAATCTCGGAGAAGTCCCCCTTCGCCACCCCTATGAACCAGAAGGAGCAGGCCAACTTGGCCAAGGCAGCCCTGGCTGTAGCCAACTCTGACCACCTGACCATCTACAACGCTTACCTGGG GTGGAAGAATGTACGCAGTGACGGATATAGAGCGGAAATGGCCTACTGCAGGAAATACTTCCTGAATCGCACTGCCCTTATTACCATAGAG GACATAAAACAGGAACTAATGAGGATGATGGACCAGGCTGGATTCACTGGTTCCTCCAGATCCGGTCGCGGACCACCTTCCCGGAACTGGTCTGATCCCAGGGGGCCCCAggctcccctctcccccctggGTAAGCCCCAGATCTGTGTTCTGAATGCCGCGCTAACGGCGGGCCTGTACGACAGCGTGGGCCGGATCCTTTACACGCCCTCCGTGGACGTGTTGGACCGGGTGGCCTGTTCCGTGGAAACGGCCCAGGGGAAGGCCCAGGTCCACCCTTCCTCAGTCAACCGCtgcctgcagacacacggctgGATGCTCTTCCAGGAGAAG GTGAAATACTCTAAAATCTACCTGCGGGACACAACCCTGATCTCTCCGTTCCCCATGTTGCTGTTTGGAGGGGACATCGACGTTCAGCACCGCGAACGACTCATCTCTTTAGATGGTTGGATACACTTCCAG GCCCCAGTGAGGATTGGAGTGATCTTCAAGCACCTGAGGAAACTTATTGATTCAGTTCTAGAGAAAAAGCTGAAGAACCCTAGGATGAATCTAGAAG atGAGAAGACCATACAGTTGATAATAGAACTGATCAAAATGGAGAATGTCTTCTGA